One Proteinivorax tanatarense DNA segment encodes these proteins:
- a CDS encoding DegV family protein, with protein sequence MTSTVVVTDSSADLPDGVLKELDIIVIPLKIKINSNVYKDNIGISADEIFKNVKEDTPKITVNEPDVNEIQDIYINLLSKYQNIISIHSDTVFCGVANKVKGAKESFANNKVSVVETNLFSMALGCLAMEVGKVAKSCNKKTKLVSLANNLKNNMLTYFLVEGSDTLNSKLYKELEEHNEDVVNTNYIIIIKNGKIEVVDCYKNRPKALAGLAKLAQERFLGSTKYKVAISYGECLGDALQLRESLEKEKEYNELILSQMGATNGAHLGPKAVVLTTYPV encoded by the coding sequence ATGACCTCCACGGTGGTTGTAACAGATAGTAGCGCTGATTTACCAGACGGTGTTTTAAAGGAATTAGATATAATTGTTATACCCTTAAAAATAAAGATAAATAGTAATGTATATAAAGATAATATAGGTATCTCTGCAGATGAAATATTTAAGAATGTAAAAGAAGATACCCCTAAAATTACTGTAAACGAACCTGATGTAAATGAAATTCAGGACATATATATAAATTTGTTGTCCAAATATCAAAATATTATTTCGATACACAGCGATACTGTCTTTTGTGGTGTGGCAAATAAGGTTAAGGGTGCAAAAGAATCTTTCGCTAATAACAAGGTTAGTGTAGTTGAAACTAATCTTTTCTCCATGGCTCTAGGCTGTTTAGCTATGGAAGTAGGTAAAGTGGCAAAAAGTTGTAACAAAAAGACAAAACTCGTTAGCTTGGCTAACAACTTAAAAAATAATATGTTGACATATTTTTTAGTAGAAGGGTCTGATACTTTAAATAGTAAGTTATACAAAGAACTTGAAGAACATAATGAAGACGTAGTAAATACCAATTATATTATTATAATAAAAAATGGAAAAATTGAGGTGGTTGATTGCTATAAAAACAGGCCTAAGGCATTGGCAGGCCTTGCGAAGTTAGCACAAGAAAGATTTTTAGGCAGCACAAAGTATAAAGTAGCTATTTCATATGGTGAGTGTTTAGGAGATGCCCTCCAATTGCGGGAGAGCTTAGAAAAGGAAAAGGAATATAACGAGCTAATACTTTCTCAAATGGGGGCTACCAATGGTGCACATCTAGGTCCTAAAGCTGTGGTATTGACTACTTATCCCGTATAA
- the sdaAB gene encoding L-serine ammonia-lyase, iron-sulfur-dependent subunit beta, translating to MSVFDIIGPIMIGPSSSHTAGAARLGRMAKIIAGESIKSVTINLYGSFAKTYKGHGTDIAIVAGLLGLTEENNDLKDSFEIAKEAGLNFKICEMAKGASHPNTASFDIITESKNIFIEGCSIGGGNIVITRIDDFALNLTGKFNTLIIPHRDMYGTITKVTQRLAEDKVNIANMSVVRKEKGVSALMVVETDQKVSNTCIKKIETINEVNSVSFIPPL from the coding sequence ATGAGTGTTTTTGATATTATAGGCCCGATTATGATCGGGCCTTCAAGTTCTCATACAGCTGGCGCAGCAAGGCTTGGAAGAATGGCAAAAATTATTGCTGGCGAGTCTATAAAGTCAGTAACTATAAACCTTTACGGTTCATTTGCAAAAACTTATAAAGGACACGGAACGGATATTGCTATAGTAGCAGGACTACTAGGGTTAACAGAAGAAAATAACGATTTGAAAGACTCCTTTGAAATTGCTAAAGAAGCTGGTTTAAACTTTAAAATTTGTGAAATGGCTAAAGGGGCTAGTCATCCTAATACTGCATCTTTTGATATTATTACTGAATCTAAAAATATATTTATTGAAGGGTGTTCTATAGGTGGAGGGAACATCGTTATAACTAGAATTGATGACTTTGCATTGAATTTAACTGGAAAGTTTAATACTTTAATTATTCCTCATAGAGATATGTATGGAACTATAACAAAAGTTACACAAAGATTAGCAGAAGACAAAGTAAATATAGCAAATATGAGTGTGGTAAGAAAGGAAAAGGGAGTAAGCGCTTTAATGGTAGTGGAAACTGATCAAAAAGTTTCTAATACTTGTATAAAGAAAATAGAAACTATTAATGAAGTAAACTCTGTTTCCTTTATTCCGCCACTATAG
- the sdaAA gene encoding L-serine ammonia-lyase, iron-sulfur-dependent, subunit alpha, whose product MGFPKSFSQFREYVGKSNNKQLWEQIVNWEMEESELSKEVVIDKMDKYWEVMQKGIKEGLNPEIKSVSGLTGGDGYKLLNSEQVLSGQLSKKSMAYAMAMAELNASMGKIVATPTAGSCGILPGVLLAVQEEYSIKQREIVESIFVASVVGKIIAHKGTVAGAEGGCQAECGSASAMAAAAVTYLLGGNIEHIENSVAISIKNVMGLVCDPVAGLVEVPCIKRNGYYASTSLIAAQMALADVSSVINVDEVIDAMAEVGKMLPEELKETSMGGLANTPTAKRIEKELGGQ is encoded by the coding sequence ATGGGCTTTCCTAAAAGCTTTTCTCAGTTTAGAGAATATGTGGGTAAAAGTAATAATAAACAACTTTGGGAACAGATAGTAAACTGGGAAATGGAAGAATCCGAACTGTCCAAAGAAGTAGTCATAGATAAAATGGATAAATACTGGGAAGTAATGCAAAAAGGAATAAAGGAAGGATTGAATCCGGAGATTAAGTCTGTTTCAGGTTTGACAGGAGGAGATGGGTACAAGCTATTAAACAGTGAACAAGTTCTTTCAGGACAATTATCTAAAAAATCTATGGCTTATGCTATGGCAATGGCTGAGCTTAACGCATCTATGGGGAAGATTGTTGCTACTCCAACGGCGGGTTCATGCGGAATACTGCCAGGGGTATTATTGGCTGTTCAAGAGGAGTATAGTATCAAGCAAAGAGAAATTGTAGAGAGTATTTTTGTAGCATCGGTGGTAGGGAAAATTATCGCCCATAAAGGAACGGTTGCGGGAGCAGAAGGAGGTTGTCAAGCAGAGTGTGGTAGTGCATCAGCTATGGCAGCTGCAGCTGTTACTTATCTATTAGGCGGAAACATAGAGCATATTGAAAACTCAGTTGCTATTTCTATAAAAAATGTGATGGGTTTGGTATGTGACCCAGTTGCTGGTCTAGTAGAAGTGCCTTGTATAAAAAGGAATGGTTATTATGCCTCAACTTCTTTAATAGCTGCCCAAATGGCTTTAGCCGATGTTTCAAGCGTGATTAACGTCGATGAAGTTATAGATGCTATGGCTGAGGTTGGGAAGATGCTACCAGAAGAGTTAAAGGAAACATCCATGGGAGGGCTGGCTAATACTCCGACTGCTAAAAGGATTGAAAAGGAGCTAGGGGGGCAATAA
- the recG gene encoding ATP-dependent DNA helicase RecG has translation MERDIQYLKGVGPKRARLFRTLGVNTIKDLIFYMPRELETVQDVSAMRNEVEDKAKVSLNGVIVTSPFLRKTRGNLSILSAEVAGNLGRFKLVWFNQPFLKNKIIVGKSISVKGVYNKQYRQITVNEYKFNNALVKNDTKKQTQYFRPIYPVTDGLTQSQIQQCISIAIKKYEHQLVEYLPKEIMEMFNLCEIKKCIISVHNPKSKDEWIEAKKRFIFEEILTFKSALLLGKENISRQSGIKHRLGQSLIDQFSKKLKFKLTEDQQKVITEIIADMTSLKPMNRLLQGDVGSGKTVVAAYSLFLTVCNGYQGAMMVPTEILAEQHYYNLKDFFAFFDINIELLTSSTKGKSESYKRIKNGEVDIIVGTHAILQEKVEFKKLALIVTDEQHRFGVEQRSSLRNKGEHPHVLVMSATPIPRTMSQIIYGDLDISYIKQLPKGRKPIKTYSTTPNNRNRVFDFIKKEISKGQQCYIVCPLVEESDKVSGLAVTQYYDMVKNYFDNVKVGLLHGKMNSRQKEEVMNGFKKGETSILVSTTVIEVGVDVSNANIIVIENSEKFGLSQLHQLRGRVGRGSIQSYCILVCHTNSSTAKQRMKIMTKTVDGFDISEEDLKLRGPGEFFGTRQHGIPEFKHFDMLKHQDYIQPATEAAEVILKNKETESYRLFFDKIKEFAKNYLD, from the coding sequence ATGGAAAGGGATATACAGTATTTAAAAGGGGTTGGGCCTAAAAGGGCCCGGCTTTTTAGAACCTTGGGAGTAAATACTATTAAAGATTTAATTTTTTATATGCCAAGGGAATTAGAAACTGTACAAGATGTTTCGGCCATGAGAAACGAGGTTGAAGATAAAGCAAAAGTATCCCTCAATGGTGTAATAGTTACATCACCTTTTTTAAGAAAAACTAGAGGTAATTTAAGTATATTGTCTGCAGAGGTAGCTGGAAACTTAGGTAGATTTAAGTTAGTTTGGTTTAATCAGCCCTTTTTAAAAAACAAAATTATTGTAGGAAAGTCTATTAGTGTCAAGGGTGTGTATAATAAACAATATAGACAGATAACAGTAAATGAATATAAATTTAACAACGCTCTAGTTAAAAATGACACAAAAAAACAAACTCAATATTTCAGACCTATTTATCCAGTCACTGATGGCTTAACTCAAAGCCAAATTCAACAATGCATTTCTATTGCTATAAAAAAGTATGAACATCAATTAGTTGAATATCTCCCTAAAGAAATTATGGAAATGTTTAATCTATGTGAAATAAAAAAATGTATTATATCTGTTCATAACCCAAAATCTAAGGATGAATGGATAGAAGCAAAAAAACGTTTTATTTTTGAAGAAATATTGACTTTTAAATCGGCACTACTTCTTGGAAAAGAAAATATAAGCAGACAATCTGGCATTAAACACCGTTTAGGTCAATCTTTAATAGACCAGTTTTCAAAAAAGCTAAAGTTTAAATTAACAGAGGATCAACAAAAGGTTATTACAGAAATTATCGCTGATATGACCTCTTTAAAACCAATGAATAGATTACTCCAAGGAGATGTTGGCAGCGGAAAAACTGTAGTAGCTGCCTACTCGCTTTTTCTAACCGTATGCAATGGTTATCAAGGAGCGATGATGGTTCCTACAGAAATTTTAGCAGAGCAACATTATTACAATCTTAAAGATTTTTTTGCATTTTTTGATATAAACATAGAGTTATTAACATCAAGTACTAAAGGTAAAAGTGAATCATATAAAAGAATAAAAAATGGGGAAGTTGACATTATTGTTGGTACTCACGCCATATTACAGGAAAAAGTAGAATTTAAAAAACTAGCTTTAATAGTTACAGATGAGCAACATCGATTTGGAGTTGAACAGCGTTCTTCATTAAGAAATAAAGGTGAGCATCCTCATGTTTTGGTCATGTCTGCTACACCGATACCAAGGACAATGTCACAAATTATTTATGGTGATTTAGACATATCTTATATTAAACAATTGCCAAAAGGAAGGAAACCTATAAAAACCTATTCTACTACGCCTAATAACAGAAATAGGGTATTTGACTTTATAAAAAAAGAAATATCTAAAGGACAACAGTGTTATATTGTATGTCCATTAGTTGAAGAATCAGATAAAGTTTCAGGTCTTGCAGTGACGCAATATTACGATATGGTAAAGAATTACTTTGATAATGTAAAGGTAGGTCTTTTACATGGCAAAATGAACTCCCGCCAAAAGGAAGAAGTAATGAATGGATTTAAAAAAGGAGAAACTTCCATTTTAGTGTCAACGACTGTTATTGAAGTTGGTGTCGATGTAAGCAATGCAAATATTATCGTTATCGAAAATTCTGAAAAGTTTGGATTATCACAATTACATCAATTAAGAGGCAGGGTAGGTAGAGGTTCCATTCAAAGTTACTGTATATTAGTTTGTCATACAAACAGTTCTACTGCTAAACAAAGAATGAAGATAATGACTAAAACTGTAGATGGTTTTGATATATCAGAAGAGGACCTTAAGCTCCGAGGGCCGGGGGAATTCTTTGGAACAAGGCAGCATGGCATTCCAGAGTTTAAACATTTTGACATGTTAAAACACCAAGATTATATACAACCTGCTACCGAAGCGGCAGAAGTTATATTAAAAAACAAAGAAACAGAATCTTATAGACTTTTTTTTGATAAAATAAAAGAATTTGCAAAAAATTATCTAGATTAA
- a CDS encoding alpha/beta-type small acid-soluble spore protein, whose protein sequence is MARNSRRRRRSVVPGAEQMLDQYKYEVASELGLNQKIQSGGWNSMTTREVGQIGGQMVKRMIQEAEQQLNGGNGNR, encoded by the coding sequence ATGGCTCGTAACTCTAGACGTAGAAGACGCTCAGTAGTTCCAGGTGCGGAACAAATGTTAGATCAATATAAATATGAAGTAGCCTCTGAACTAGGATTAAATCAAAAGATACAAAGTGGTGGATGGAACAGTATGACAACTAGAGAGGTTGGACAGATTGGTGGTCAAATGGTTAAAAGAATGATTCAAGAAGCAGAACAACAACTAAACGGTGGTAATGGAAACCGATAA
- a CDS encoding alpha/beta-type small acid-soluble spore protein encodes MKTERQQGFESQKVLVPQAEQALDNLKNEVATELGLNQKIQQQGYANMSPYEVGQIGGQMVKRLIEMAENNMSNSSSTPKPATMQESPSTQQITAQNQQSGQTQQMGQTQQMGQTQQTGQQNQMS; translated from the coding sequence ATGAAAACAGAAAGACAACAAGGTTTTGAAAGCCAAAAAGTTCTTGTTCCACAAGCAGAGCAAGCTTTGGATAATCTCAAGAACGAAGTTGCGACGGAGCTAGGATTAAATCAAAAAATTCAACAACAAGGTTATGCAAATATGTCACCATATGAGGTTGGTCAAATAGGTGGACAAATGGTTAAAAGACTAATAGAAATGGCTGAAAATAACATGTCTAATAGTAGTTCAACACCAAAACCAGCTACTATGCAAGAATCGCCATCAACACAGCAAATAACAGCTCAAAACCAACAATCAGGGCAAACTCAGCAAATGGGACAAACTCAGCAAATGGGGCAAACCCAGCAAACAGGACAACAAAATCAAATGAGTTAG
- the rsmD gene encoding 16S rRNA (guanine(966)-N(2))-methyltransferase RsmD: protein MVKSKSEVIKMRVIAGEKKGFPIKNIKGHKTRPTSDKVKGSIFNMIAPYIDENSMALDCFAGSGSLGIEFLSRGGTYCRFIEKNFQSYRCIKENLTRLGFDKNKFDVVKGDVFKVTLKIEKFNCIFIDPPYNQGLAQKMLETVFQKQLLCTGGIAIVEHSKEEPVLHNQLMLIKQKGYGDTSISIYTTESYE from the coding sequence GTGGTAAAATCAAAAAGCGAGGTGATTAAAATGCGAGTGATAGCAGGTGAAAAAAAAGGATTTCCTATAAAAAATATTAAAGGCCATAAAACACGACCAACCTCAGATAAAGTAAAAGGTTCAATATTTAATATGATTGCTCCATACATAGATGAAAATTCTATGGCCCTGGATTGTTTTGCAGGAAGTGGTAGTTTAGGTATAGAATTTCTTAGTAGGGGTGGAACATATTGTCGGTTTATAGAAAAAAATTTTCAATCTTATAGATGCATTAAAGAAAATTTAACTCGATTAGGTTTTGACAAAAATAAATTTGATGTTGTTAAAGGTGATGTTTTTAAAGTTACTTTAAAAATTGAAAAGTTCAATTGTATCTTTATTGATCCTCCATATAATCAAGGTTTAGCACAAAAAATGTTAGAAACTGTGTTCCAAAAGCAATTACTATGTACTGGAGGAATAGCAATAGTGGAGCACAGTAAAGAAGAACCTGTTTTACATAACCAACTAATGCTTATTAAACAAAAAGGGTATGGAGATACATCTATATCAATTTATACTACTGAATCTTATGAATAA
- the coaD gene encoding pantetheine-phosphate adenylyltransferase encodes MTKAVYPGSFDPVTNGHLDIIKRGTKTFDSVIVAVAHNSNKTPLFSNEERVNMLIKATKDFDNVIVDTFDGLLVNYCAKYKAGVIIKGLRAVSDFEYELQMASINKKLEKNVETLFMMTNNKYSFLSSSLVKEIAKWDGCIEGLVPKDVEIKLKEKFGYK; translated from the coding sequence ATGACTAAAGCAGTTTACCCAGGGAGTTTTGATCCTGTGACTAACGGGCATTTAGATATTATAAAAAGAGGGACTAAAACATTTGATAGTGTTATAGTAGCAGTAGCGCACAACTCAAATAAAACTCCGTTGTTTAGTAATGAAGAGCGGGTAAATATGCTAATTAAGGCAACAAAGGATTTTGATAATGTTATTGTTGATACTTTTGATGGCCTTTTAGTAAATTATTGTGCAAAATATAAGGCAGGAGTTATTATAAAAGGGTTAAGAGCAGTTTCAGACTTTGAATATGAGTTACAGATGGCTTCAATCAATAAAAAATTAGAAAAAAATGTTGAAACACTTTTCATGATGACTAATAATAAATATTCTTTTTTGAGTTCAAGTTTAGTAAAGGAAATAGCTAAATGGGATGGGTGCATTGAAGGGTTAGTGCCTAAGGATGTCGAAATAAAATTAAAAGAGAAATTTGGGTATAAATAA
- the ylbJ gene encoding sporulation integral membrane protein YlbJ — MYVKKIKVYGAALFATFMAISMILFPESTFESASEGLNLWWNVVFPALLPFFIVAQLLIGLGAVHFMGVLLEPFMRPVFNVPGSGGFVMAVGLASGFPLGSILTADVRKKNLVNKTEGERLVSFTNTADPLFMFGAVAVGMLGKVEIGVLIAVAHYLSSISVGILMRFYKKNAPITPSNLSSKQNILLRALIELKKGREEDNRSFGKLLGDSVKKSINTLLVIGGFIVVFSVMIEILLNVGVIHFLANILLIPLEPLGVNFDLIVAYISGIFEVTLGCQKAAEAMVSPMAQVITLSFLIAFSGISVIAQVASMLGDTDISIKPFIVSRIIHGTLAGFYTFLLVKFGAFKLFPTAVPAFMSQAPSFSINFLLYRFIFFSIPILLIGLLVILILLYRTTKFISFKVK; from the coding sequence ATGTATGTAAAAAAAATAAAAGTATATGGTGCTGCATTATTTGCAACATTTATGGCAATTTCTATGATCTTATTTCCTGAAAGCACTTTTGAAAGCGCCTCTGAAGGTTTAAACTTATGGTGGAATGTAGTGTTTCCTGCCTTATTACCGTTTTTCATAGTTGCCCAATTATTGATAGGGCTTGGAGCTGTACATTTTATGGGTGTTTTATTAGAGCCTTTTATGAGGCCAGTATTTAATGTGCCAGGTTCCGGTGGTTTTGTAATGGCAGTCGGGCTCGCATCTGGTTTTCCATTAGGCTCTATTTTGACAGCAGATGTAAGAAAAAAGAATTTAGTTAACAAAACAGAGGGAGAGAGGTTGGTCTCATTTACAAATACAGCTGATCCCCTTTTCATGTTTGGTGCAGTAGCGGTAGGCATGCTGGGTAAAGTTGAAATTGGTGTGCTGATAGCCGTTGCCCATTACCTTTCTTCAATATCTGTAGGAATATTGATGCGTTTCTATAAAAAAAATGCTCCTATAACTCCATCTAATTTGTCATCTAAGCAAAACATTTTACTCCGGGCTTTGATAGAGTTAAAAAAAGGAAGAGAAGAAGATAACAGATCTTTTGGTAAATTGTTAGGAGACTCTGTAAAAAAATCAATAAACACACTTCTAGTTATAGGTGGATTTATTGTAGTATTTTCTGTTATGATCGAAATCCTCCTTAATGTTGGTGTCATACATTTTTTAGCCAATATTCTTTTAATTCCCTTAGAACCATTAGGTGTGAATTTTGACCTTATTGTTGCCTACATAAGTGGCATTTTTGAAGTTACTTTAGGGTGTCAAAAAGCAGCAGAAGCAATGGTTTCTCCCATGGCCCAAGTGATTACTTTGAGCTTCTTAATAGCATTTAGTGGTATCTCTGTAATTGCACAGGTAGCAAGTATGCTGGGAGATACAGATATTAGCATAAAACCTTTTATTGTTTCAAGGATTATACACGGTACTTTAGCTGGATTTTATACTTTTCTCTTAGTAAAGTTTGGAGCATTCAAACTTTTCCCTACAGCAGTTCCCGCCTTTATGTCCCAAGCTCCTAGTTTTTCGATTAACTTTTTATTATATAGATTTATCTTCTTTAGTATTCCAATACTGCTTATAGGGCTGCTTGTTATATTAATTTTGCTCTACAGGACTACAAAATTTATTTCATTTAAGGTAAAATAA
- a CDS encoding patatin-like phospholipase family protein, producing the protein MENSKRPKVGLALGAGSARGLAHIGVLKELEALNVPIDYIAGTSMGALVGSFYSVGIKPEMISKLALNLSSGSWTDWSIPKKGLIAGDKIQEMLKILTKSKTFEQTDIPFKAVATDINNGDCVVIDKGPIHQGVRASISIPGIFNPVEYQGRLLVDGAVVERVPISVVKQMGADIVIAVDVTSYKKDAKVNNILSVLMQTFDIMENQLLKYKIIDYDIIIKPNVADIEGMQFDRVEEGVLAGQKAVQDKKDEILKVLKGGGIV; encoded by the coding sequence ATGGAAAATAGCAAAAGACCTAAAGTTGGTTTGGCATTGGGTGCAGGATCTGCAAGAGGTCTAGCTCACATTGGAGTGTTAAAGGAGCTTGAAGCTCTTAACGTTCCTATTGATTACATAGCAGGCACCAGTATGGGAGCCTTAGTAGGAAGTTTCTATTCCGTTGGAATTAAACCAGAGATGATTTCTAAATTAGCTTTAAACCTTAGTTCTGGCTCTTGGACTGATTGGTCTATACCTAAAAAAGGATTAATAGCAGGCGATAAGATCCAAGAAATGTTGAAAATTTTAACTAAATCTAAGACTTTTGAGCAGACTGATATTCCATTTAAAGCTGTGGCTACAGATATAAATAACGGTGACTGTGTTGTTATTGATAAGGGACCTATACATCAAGGAGTGCGTGCTAGTATAAGCATACCTGGAATATTCAACCCAGTTGAATATCAAGGTCGTCTTTTAGTAGATGGAGCAGTGGTTGAAAGGGTTCCAATTTCTGTAGTTAAGCAAATGGGAGCCGATATAGTTATAGCGGTAGATGTTACCAGCTATAAAAAAGATGCCAAGGTGAATAATATTCTTAGTGTCTTGATGCAAACTTTTGATATAATGGAAAATCAGTTATTAAAGTATAAAATAATCGACTATGATATCATTATTAAACCTAATGTTGCAGATATTGAAGGTATGCAGTTTGATAGAGTAGAGGAGGGTGTGTTAGCTGGGCAAAAAGCAGTACAAGATAAAAAAGATGAAATTCTCAAAGTACTTAAAGGAGGGGGCATAGTTTGA
- a CDS encoding YlbL family protein, whose protein sequence is MNFNAKKVKAIIIAFAVLIMVLFFIGYDTGYLLMRPGEAVLIGELVEVEDSYNHESEIYLLTVSQMAASPFTYMFGALSPRVDIVHQSNVIPPDMDLDEYYKLNRERMQESQDNAKVVAMEMAGYEVPMKSDGVEVIEIIPTSSVKGVLQPGDVFIEVDGNEVMLSDQLISVVQSNDVGDKIPITILREEVEKKFEVELGSSEADPEVPALGVFIRTLNWQPEYPLDIEFDTGQIGGPSAGMMFVLEIYNQLTEEDIIGDRVVAGTGTISFDGTIGTIGGMKQKVYAAEEKQADVLFCPVDNYEEAIAHATEVKVVQVEHFDDVVNYLTEN, encoded by the coding sequence TTGAACTTTAACGCAAAAAAAGTAAAGGCCATAATAATTGCATTTGCTGTTTTAATTATGGTCCTGTTTTTTATTGGGTACGATACAGGATACTTATTAATGCGTCCTGGTGAAGCAGTATTAATTGGTGAATTGGTTGAGGTAGAGGATTCTTATAACCACGAATCTGAGATATACCTTTTAACAGTAAGTCAAATGGCAGCATCACCTTTTACTTATATGTTTGGTGCTCTAAGTCCTAGAGTTGACATTGTTCATCAATCTAATGTAATTCCACCAGATATGGACTTAGATGAGTACTATAAATTAAACAGAGAGAGAATGCAGGAAAGTCAGGATAATGCAAAGGTAGTGGCAATGGAGATGGCGGGATATGAAGTTCCTATGAAATCTGATGGTGTTGAAGTTATAGAGATAATCCCAACTAGCTCAGTTAAAGGCGTATTGCAACCAGGAGATGTTTTTATAGAAGTTGATGGTAACGAAGTAATGTTGTCTGATCAGTTGATTTCCGTTGTTCAAAGTAACGATGTTGGTGATAAAATACCTATAACTATTTTGCGGGAAGAAGTAGAAAAAAAATTTGAAGTAGAGCTTGGTTCTAGTGAGGCTGATCCTGAAGTCCCTGCGTTAGGAGTTTTTATCAGAACATTAAACTGGCAACCTGAATACCCTCTAGATATTGAATTTGACACAGGACAAATTGGTGGGCCATCAGCTGGTATGATGTTTGTGCTTGAAATTTATAATCAATTAACAGAAGAAGATATTATTGGAGATAGAGTTGTAGCAGGAACAGGAACTATAAGCTTTGATGGTACAATTGGAACAATAGGTGGAATGAAGCAAAAGGTATATGCAGCGGAAGAAAAACAAGCAGATGTGCTTTTTTGCCCCGTTGATAATTATGAAGAAGCGATAGCACATGCCACGGAGGTAAAGGTAGTGCAAGTTGAACATTTTGATGATGTTGTCAACTATCTTACAGAAAATTAG
- a CDS encoding tRNA(Met) cytidine acetate ligase, which produces MNTIGIIIEYNPFHNGHNYHIKQAKVKSDAEFVVGIMSGNYVQRGEPAIINKWDRTKIALNHGVDMVIELPTIYSTQSAEGFAKGSISTLASSGIIDGIIFGSEAGVISPLKKVAQEILEIERTPKLITNKLKEGISYSKTLQKLTANNNFLSGSNNILGIEYIKQNIKLGSPLKVETIKRKNSTYNEATPNNDFFTSATSLRSMIKNQSKELSNYIPPKALSTLKYTQKKQQFIEINSFTDYLFPLLIKDGYKLIPKTQGYEKGLENRIMQALFDGKPKDIETLVSQVNSKRYSRSRINRLLLHFMLGVEKETVIKANIETPYLKILGCSEKGLKLLHKLKKKSAVPYSLNYKNLLDSLPKKGLGYQLLASENIYSNLYIQQSFIHKKYNLEFRHKPIIVK; this is translated from the coding sequence ATGAACACAATTGGTATAATCATTGAATACAACCCATTTCACAATGGCCATAACTATCATATCAAACAAGCAAAAGTAAAAAGCGATGCTGAGTTTGTAGTTGGTATAATGAGTGGGAATTACGTCCAACGAGGTGAGCCGGCTATCATCAATAAATGGGATAGAACAAAAATAGCCTTGAACCATGGTGTTGATATGGTTATAGAACTCCCTACCATTTATTCTACCCAAAGTGCAGAAGGATTTGCTAAAGGTTCTATATCGACTCTTGCTAGCAGTGGAATTATTGACGGTATAATATTTGGCTCAGAAGCAGGAGTTATATCCCCTTTGAAAAAAGTTGCTCAGGAAATTTTAGAAATAGAAAGAACTCCAAAACTTATAACTAATAAACTTAAAGAAGGTATTAGTTATTCTAAAACTCTACAGAAGTTAACTGCTAACAATAATTTTCTTTCCGGGTCTAATAACATCTTAGGTATAGAGTATATAAAACAGAACATTAAGCTGGGAAGTCCTTTAAAAGTTGAAACTATAAAAAGAAAAAACTCTACTTATAACGAAGCAACTCCCAACAATGATTTTTTTACAAGCGCAACTTCTTTGAGGTCTATGATCAAAAACCAATCCAAAGAACTGAGTAATTATATTCCACCTAAAGCTCTGTCTACTTTAAAGTATACCCAAAAAAAACAACAATTTATTGAAATTAACTCATTTACTGATTATTTATTTCCTTTGTTAATAAAAGATGGTTATAAACTAATTCCCAAAACACAGGGCTATGAAAAAGGACTGGAAAATAGGATTATGCAAGCCTTGTTTGATGGAAAGCCTAAAGATATTGAAACCTTAGTATCCCAAGTTAACTCAAAGCGGTATTCAAGAAGTCGCATTAATCGTTTATTATTGCACTTTATGCTTGGCGTTGAAAAAGAAACTGTAATTAAAGCTAACATTGAAACCCCTTATCTAAAAATATTAGGTTGCTCTGAAAAAGGTCTAAAATTATTACACAAGTTGAAAAAAAAATCAGCAGTACCCTATTCTTTAAACTATAAAAACTTATTAGATTCCTTACCTAAAAAAGGCTTAGGATATCAACTGTTAGCTAGTGAAAATATTTATTCCAACCTTTATATACAACAAAGTTTTATTCACAAAAAATATAATTTGGAATTTAGACATAAACCGATTATAGTGAAATAA